GGCGCGGCCCATGTCGGCCAAGGTCGGCGAGGATGTCGCCGGCTTCCTCGCCTCCATCACCCTCTATGAGGACGCCGACGTCCTCGTCCTGTCGAAGCCGGCTGGCCTTGCGGTGCAGGGCGGCTCCGGCACCAAGAAGCACCTCGACGGCATGCTGGCGGTGCTGACCGATGAGGACGGCCAGCGCCCGCGCCTCGTCCACCGCCTCGACAAGGACACGTCGGGCTGCCTGCTCGTCGCCAAGAACCGCTTCGCCGCGGCGGCGCTGGCCAAGACCTTCCGCACCCGCGCCGCCCGCAAGATCTACTGGTCGGTGGTGGCCGGCGTGCCGAAGCCGCGCCAGGGCCGCGTCTCGACCTATCTCGCCAAGGAAGAGCGCGAGGACGAGAGCTTCATGCGCATCGCCAAGCACGGCGAGAAGGGCGCCAGCCACGCGGTCAGCTACTACGCCGTCATCGACACCATGGCGCAGAAGCTGTCCTGGCTGTCGATGAAGCCGGTGACGGGCCGCACCCACCAGCTGCGCGTCCATGCCGCCGAGATCGGCCATCCCATCATCGGCGATCCCAAATATTTCGACGTCGAGAACTGGGAGATCCCCGGCGGCATCCAGCACAAGCTGCACCTGCATGCCCGCCGCCTCGTCGTGCCGCATCCGCGCGGCAAGGGCACGATCGACGTCTCGGCGCCGCTGCCGCCGCACATGGAGCAGACCTTCAACCTCCTCGGCTGGGACGTCTCGCGCTACGATCCCATTGTCGAGGCGCCGGAGGAGTGATGTCCCTGACGGGCTGGATCTACGTCACCGCCGCGGCGCTGTTCGCCATCCTCGCGCTCATCGTCATGGTGACACGTCGGGTGATCCGCACCGTGCCGGGCGGCGACCGGGCCATGGCCGACCTCGTCGGCGAACTGCGCCGCGCCAATGACCTTGCCGAACGCCGCATCTCCGCCCTCGAGGCGCGTGTCGAGACGCTGGAGCGCGAGCGCCGCTGAACAGCCGATTCAGGCGCGGTTCAGCGGGCGGGACCGACAAGGACGCATCGTCCTGATGGAGCCCATGCCATGACCCGCCTGCTTCTCGCCGGTCTTCTCGCCCTGTCCGCCATCGCGCCAGCTGCCGCCCAGCCCTTCGGCTATGGGCCGGGCCCCGGCCGCGGCAATCCCGAACTGCGCGCCGAGCGCTTCGAATGCCGCCAGGAGGCCCGTGCGCGCGGCTATCGCGGACCCGCCGTCCGCGCCGCCGTCCTCGACTGCCTGCGCGCCCGCCGCCCGGATCTTGCCCGCATCGTCGAGTGCCGCCAGTCGGCCCGCGCCCACGGCTACATCCCGCGCACGCCCGAGTTCCGCATGGCCGTGCGATCCTGCCGTTTCGGCTGACCCGTTGATCTTCGGCGCCTGGCGGCCCACAAGGCGCTCCGGTTCCCCGGAGCGCCTTTCGTGAAGCTCGTCATCTTCGACTGCGACGGCACCCTCGTCGACAGCCAGCACCTCATCGTCGCCTGCATGGACGCGGCCTTCATCTCGCTCGGCCGCACGCCGCCGAGCCGCGAGGCGACGCTGTCCATCGTCGGCCTGTCGCTGTTCGAGGCCTTCGCGGTGCTGACGAGCCCCGAGGACCCCGACATTCCCGCGCTCATCGAGGCCTACAAGGGCGCCTTCCATGCCGAGCGGCAGAAGCACGGCCATGCCGAGCCGCTCTATCCCGGCTGCCGCGAGGTGATCGAGTGGGTGGCGGCGGAGAAGGCGGCCCTCGGCATCGCCACGGGCAAGTCCCAGCGCGGCGTGCGCATCGTCATGACCCATCACGGCCTGATCGACCGCTTCGCCACGATCCAGACCGCCGACGACGCGCCC
This portion of the Phreatobacter oligotrophus genome encodes:
- a CDS encoding HAD-IA family hydrolase, which gives rise to MKLVIFDCDGTLVDSQHLIVACMDAAFISLGRTPPSREATLSIVGLSLFEAFAVLTSPEDPDIPALIEAYKGAFHAERQKHGHAEPLYPGCREVIEWVAAEKAALGIATGKSQRGVRIVMTHHGLIDRFATIQTADDAPSKPHPGMILQAMAEVGAVPEDTVMIGDTTYDIDMAHAAGVGSIAVTWGYHAPEALLRSRPNAIARTYGEVPAILKRLWGV